From the genome of Pyxidicoccus trucidator, one region includes:
- a CDS encoding GAF and HD-GYP domain-containing protein, with protein sequence MLSQPAQSPTPDLSRRLAKLTSILDVAKAMSAERDLDLLLPLILFEATKVVEADRCSLFILDRERNELWSKVAQGSKSEIRLPVGSGISGQVAQTGTVINIPDAYSDPRFNRSFDVSSGYQTKTILCVPMRDANGEVTGVIQALNKLDGGSFNAEDEELLLALGAQAAGAIENALLHEEINRLFEGFVSASVVAIEARDPTTAGHSGRVADLTVTLAQALEHLSTGPHAHVRFSAVELQELRYASLLHDFGKVGVREPVLVKAEKLYPHELEGLRARFQLARKDLQLQSYRRRLEAVKVRGDKNLPEIEGEEQERLITELKQLDEVFDFILTCNRPTVLAQGGFERLHELGQLRFDDANGQAQPLLLPREIQSLSITRGTLSPEERREIESHVEHTYRFLSQIPWTRTLRRVPEIAYAHHEKMDGTGYPRAEKAIPIQSRMMSISDIYDALTASDRPYKKAVPHTLALDILKREADSGQLDKALFTVFVEAEIPRRALHDKKQA encoded by the coding sequence GTGCTTTCCCAGCCCGCCCAGTCACCTACTCCCGACCTGAGCCGCCGCCTGGCGAAGCTCACGTCCATCCTGGACGTCGCCAAGGCGATGAGCGCCGAGCGCGACCTCGACCTGCTCCTCCCCCTCATCCTCTTCGAAGCCACCAAGGTGGTCGAGGCGGACCGCTGCTCGCTCTTCATCCTCGACCGCGAGCGCAATGAGCTGTGGAGCAAGGTCGCCCAGGGCTCCAAGAGCGAAATCCGCCTCCCCGTGGGCAGCGGCATCTCCGGCCAGGTCGCCCAGACGGGCACCGTCATCAACATCCCCGACGCCTACTCGGACCCGCGCTTCAACCGCTCGTTCGACGTCTCCAGCGGCTACCAGACGAAGACCATCCTCTGCGTCCCCATGCGCGACGCCAACGGCGAGGTGACGGGCGTCATCCAGGCCCTCAACAAGCTCGATGGCGGCAGCTTCAACGCCGAGGACGAAGAGCTGCTCCTCGCCCTCGGCGCCCAGGCCGCCGGCGCGATTGAAAACGCCCTCCTCCACGAGGAAATCAACCGCCTCTTCGAGGGCTTCGTCTCCGCCTCCGTCGTCGCCATCGAAGCCAGAGACCCGACCACCGCCGGCCACTCCGGCCGCGTGGCCGACCTCACCGTGACGCTGGCCCAGGCCCTGGAGCACCTGAGCACCGGGCCCCATGCCCACGTGCGCTTCTCCGCCGTGGAGCTCCAGGAGCTGCGCTACGCGTCGCTGCTGCACGACTTCGGCAAGGTGGGCGTGCGCGAGCCGGTGCTCGTCAAGGCGGAGAAGCTCTACCCCCACGAGCTGGAGGGACTGCGCGCCCGCTTCCAGCTCGCCCGCAAGGATTTGCAGCTCCAGAGCTACCGCCGCCGGTTGGAGGCAGTGAAGGTCCGCGGCGACAAGAATCTCCCCGAAATCGAGGGCGAGGAGCAGGAGCGCCTCATCACCGAGCTGAAGCAGCTCGACGAGGTGTTCGACTTCATCCTCACCTGCAACCGCCCCACCGTGCTCGCCCAGGGCGGCTTCGAGCGGCTCCATGAGCTGGGCCAGCTCCGCTTCGACGACGCCAACGGGCAGGCACAGCCGCTGCTGCTGCCCCGCGAAATCCAGTCGCTCTCCATCACCCGCGGCACCCTCTCCCCCGAGGAGCGCCGGGAAATCGAGAGCCACGTCGAGCACACCTACCGCTTCCTCAGCCAGATTCCGTGGACGCGCACGCTGCGCCGCGTGCCCGAAATCGCCTACGCGCACCACGAGAAGATGGACGGCACCGGCTACCCGCGCGCCGAGAAGGCCATCCCCATCCAGTCCCGGATGATGTCCATCTCCGACATCTACGACGCGCTCACCGCCAGCGACAGGCCCTACAAGAAGGCCGTGCCCCACACCCTCGCGCTCGACATCCTCAAGCGCGAGGCGGACTCCGGCCAGCTCGACAAGGCCCTGTTCACCGTCTTCGTCGAGGCCGAGATTCCCCGCCGCGCCCTGCACGACAAGAAGCAGGCCTGA
- the rpe gene encoding ribulose-phosphate 3-epimerase produces the protein MSRRPVRISPSLLSCDFGRLAEEVRAIEAAGADWIHVDVMDGRFVPNITIGPVVVEAIKRVATKPLDVHLMIVEPERYVEAFAKAGADVMTVHTEASPHLHRTLQQIRKAGAKPSVVLNPGTPLSAIEEVLGDVDMVLVMSVNPGFGGQSFIESTVDKVRRLRAMFDARGLDTDIEVDGGINAETAKRVVDAGATVLVAGSYVFGAKDYAQAIRSLRP, from the coding sequence ATGAGCCGACGCCCCGTTCGCATCTCTCCCTCGTTGCTGTCCTGTGACTTTGGGCGTCTCGCGGAGGAGGTCCGGGCCATCGAAGCCGCCGGAGCCGATTGGATTCACGTGGATGTCATGGATGGCAGGTTCGTCCCGAACATCACGATTGGTCCGGTGGTGGTGGAGGCCATCAAGCGGGTGGCGACGAAGCCGCTGGACGTGCACCTGATGATTGTGGAGCCGGAGCGCTACGTGGAGGCCTTCGCGAAGGCGGGGGCGGACGTGATGACGGTGCACACGGAGGCGAGCCCGCACCTGCACCGGACGCTGCAGCAGATTCGGAAGGCGGGGGCGAAGCCGTCGGTGGTGCTGAACCCGGGCACGCCGCTGTCGGCGATTGAAGAGGTGCTGGGCGACGTGGACATGGTGCTGGTGATGAGCGTGAACCCGGGCTTTGGCGGGCAGAGCTTCATCGAGTCCACGGTGGACAAGGTGCGCCGGCTGCGGGCGATGTTCGACGCGCGAGGGCTGGACACGGACATCGAGGTGGACGGCGGCATCAACGCCGAGACGGCGAAGCGGGTGGTGGACGCCGGGGCCACGGTGCTGGTGGCGGGCAGCTACGTCTTCGGGGCGAAGGACTACGCGCAGGCCATCCGCTCACTGCGGCCGTAG
- a CDS encoding response regulator, which yields MASPPVVLISDDEPLIVSALAREGKRSGLTCISDTTSERVLELARQHRPAVIILDINQHQDGRDLLAQLKQDPATRDCKVIILSGVEDQFTRHVCFELGADDYEVKPFDPTFMTRVARLATAVVRARA from the coding sequence ATGGCGTCCCCCCCCGTCGTCCTCATCTCCGATGACGAGCCGCTCATCGTCTCCGCGCTCGCGCGCGAGGGGAAGCGCTCCGGGCTGACGTGCATCTCGGACACCACCTCGGAGCGCGTCCTCGAGCTGGCCCGTCAGCACCGCCCCGCCGTCATCATCCTGGACATCAACCAGCACCAGGACGGCCGGGATTTGCTCGCCCAGCTCAAGCAGGACCCCGCCACCCGCGACTGCAAGGTCATCATCCTCAGCGGCGTCGAGGACCAGTTCACCCGTCACGTCTGCTTCGAGCTCGGCGCCGACGACTACGAGGTGAAGCCCTTTGACCCGACGTTCATGACCCGCGTCGCCCGCCTCGCCACCGCTGTCGTCCGCGCTCGCGCCTGA
- a CDS encoding transposase — translation MASVLRYRACPGVPGGSKASALFISSKKVRQTLEQLRGRVVLHFLPPYCPPANRIERVWLDLHANVTRNHRCRTMNQLMGRVHAYLAARNVQRRASPFLRRAELKHAA, via the coding sequence ATGGCCAGCGTTCTCCGCTACCGAGCGTGCCCTGGAGTTCCTGGTGGGTCGAAGGCCAGCGCCCTCTTCATCAGCAGCAAGAAGGTGCGGCAGACCCTGGAGCAGCTGCGCGGACGCGTCGTACTTCACTTCCTGCCGCCCTACTGCCCCCCGGCCAACCGCATTGAGCGCGTGTGGCTCGACCTGCATGCCAACGTCACCCGCAACCACCGCTGCCGCACCATGAATCAGCTGATGGGACGGGTCCACGCCTACCTCGCCGCACGCAACGTCCAGCGCCGTGCCAGTCCATTCCTGCGTCGGGCCGAGCTCAAGCATGCCGCCTGA
- a CDS encoding S9 family peptidase, with product MPVTASGDGRWQLEKISRADDFELRVVSRATGATVASTRSPDTQLALSFCPKGQTVAFLACSGGDRRFVLYLLDIGTGRVTSAQTPVTRSAASPIRWSPDGQRLLYTVTSGHSQTVVFHLQSGQWQRLGPPMTTRSEPAWSPDGRQIALVGAEQPGALALVSLDPPAIQTLHVAERCELRQVSWRPDGQALAATLRREADEYSSLVEVDLRTGSQTVVAQVPGDVSEPRYLGSSELLFRVSSGGDARLMSARTDTQTLRPLGPASGVVNMRSGATEGGRVFAVHVGRTSPPALLEVSSGQEPVVVARATSAWVSPCTDVEIRARDGLGLPATLWRSGTQAVSRPAALVVVHGGPRLQELPVWDARVQVLLRAGCHVLNLNYRGSTGYGARFERAGNDQERTLDVLAARDYCVAQLGVPRERVVLLGTSYGTSLVAAALAAEPDCCGAAVLVSTVSLAHIARRPLRALPRLVAFHGANDNVLAPARARREIEECLGPEALSREGSWSVFEHEGHHFHRLRSWSQVYSAIPALLGQVAAERA from the coding sequence GTGCCAGTCACAGCCTCCGGAGACGGCCGCTGGCAGCTCGAGAAGATCTCCCGAGCAGATGACTTCGAGCTTCGGGTCGTCAGCCGCGCGACCGGCGCCACCGTGGCCTCCACGCGGTCGCCCGACACGCAGCTTGCGCTCTCTTTCTGTCCGAAAGGGCAGACCGTGGCGTTCCTGGCCTGCTCGGGTGGAGATCGGCGCTTTGTCCTGTATCTCCTGGACATCGGCACGGGACGGGTCACCTCCGCCCAGACCCCTGTCACGCGGTCCGCCGCCTCTCCCATCCGCTGGTCACCCGATGGCCAACGCCTGCTCTACACCGTGACGTCGGGTCATTCGCAGACCGTTGTCTTCCACCTTCAAAGCGGCCAGTGGCAGCGCTTGGGGCCTCCCATGACAACGCGCAGCGAGCCGGCGTGGAGTCCGGATGGTCGGCAGATTGCTCTGGTTGGCGCCGAGCAGCCAGGAGCCTTGGCCCTCGTGTCGCTGGACCCGCCAGCCATTCAAACCCTTCACGTGGCCGAGCGGTGCGAACTGCGCCAGGTGTCCTGGCGCCCGGATGGCCAGGCTCTGGCAGCGACCCTTCGTAGGGAGGCCGATGAATATTCTTCCCTGGTCGAGGTGGATCTGCGAACCGGAAGCCAGACCGTGGTGGCCCAGGTGCCGGGGGATGTGAGCGAGCCCAGATACCTCGGCTCCTCCGAGCTCTTGTTCCGAGTGAGCTCCGGGGGAGATGCGAGGCTGATGAGCGCTCGAACCGACACCCAGACGCTGCGCCCCCTGGGGCCGGCCTCCGGCGTGGTGAACATGCGGAGTGGCGCCACCGAAGGGGGGCGTGTCTTCGCGGTGCATGTCGGCCGGACGAGCCCTCCGGCGCTGCTGGAGGTGTCCTCAGGCCAGGAGCCCGTGGTGGTAGCGCGCGCGACGTCGGCGTGGGTCTCCCCGTGTACGGATGTCGAGATTCGCGCGAGGGATGGACTGGGGCTGCCAGCCACCCTGTGGCGCTCGGGCACCCAGGCCGTGTCCAGGCCCGCCGCGCTGGTCGTGGTGCATGGAGGGCCCAGGCTGCAGGAACTGCCGGTATGGGACGCCCGGGTCCAGGTGTTGCTCCGCGCGGGCTGCCATGTGCTGAACCTCAATTATCGAGGCTCGACGGGGTATGGCGCGCGCTTCGAGCGGGCGGGGAACGATCAGGAGCGCACCCTCGATGTCCTGGCCGCGCGTGACTACTGTGTCGCCCAGCTCGGCGTGCCACGCGAGCGCGTGGTTCTTCTTGGCACCAGCTATGGAACATCGCTGGTGGCCGCCGCCTTGGCCGCCGAACCGGATTGCTGCGGCGCGGCCGTCCTGGTGTCCACGGTGAGCCTGGCTCACATCGCCCGCCGCCCCCTACGGGCCTTACCGCGCCTGGTGGCGTTTCACGGCGCGAACGACAATGTGCTCGCGCCCGCACGGGCCCGGCGGGAGATAGAAGAGTGCCTGGGTCCCGAGGCCCTCTCACGCGAAGGGTCGTGGAGCGTCTTCGAGCACGAGGGGCATCACTTTCACCGCCTCCGTTCCTGGTCGCAGGTCTACTCGGCCATCCCTGCTCTCTTGGGCCAGGTCGCTGCTGAACGTGCATGA
- a CDS encoding N-acetylmuramoyl-L-alanine amidase family protein: MLLGLALLAGCAEPVRSTPHTESPALPMEVTPPPSLEAPARAWPAPGAPLTKLAVTVPRGFRQKRIYLDAGHGAPGNTGNRSVLCEDEQDFTLRVGLELQRRLEATGLFVVRLSRDAPGQRVDYPSRVAAAEAWEAHAFVSLHSDARGQAQRWQATPERQCPRQDATPGYSVLWSDEGAEPLKTHRASLARALARHMKAAGFRPYDGADYTGLYDGDAAQPGVFVDRHVPERRVMVLRRPRIPSVIIETYHALDYEENERWKEERTLDAFAAAVAQGLVEALAIPPPAPATTARP; encoded by the coding sequence ATGCTGCTGGGACTGGCCCTCCTCGCGGGATGTGCCGAGCCGGTGCGTTCCACTCCCCACACCGAGTCTCCCGCCCTCCCCATGGAGGTGACGCCGCCTCCCTCCCTCGAGGCCCCTGCCCGCGCCTGGCCCGCGCCTGGCGCTCCACTCACGAAGCTCGCGGTGACGGTGCCCCGGGGCTTCCGCCAGAAGCGCATCTACCTGGATGCAGGGCACGGCGCGCCCGGCAACACCGGCAATCGGTCCGTCCTCTGCGAGGACGAGCAGGATTTCACCCTGCGGGTCGGGTTGGAGCTCCAGCGGCGACTGGAGGCCACGGGACTCTTCGTCGTGAGGCTCAGCCGCGACGCCCCCGGGCAGCGCGTGGACTACCCGTCCCGGGTGGCGGCGGCGGAGGCCTGGGAGGCGCACGCCTTCGTCAGCCTGCACTCGGACGCACGAGGCCAGGCGCAGCGCTGGCAGGCCACGCCGGAGCGCCAGTGCCCCCGGCAGGACGCCACACCTGGCTACAGCGTGCTCTGGTCGGACGAGGGCGCTGAGCCCCTCAAGACGCACCGCGCCTCCCTCGCCCGGGCGCTGGCGCGGCACATGAAGGCAGCGGGCTTCCGCCCCTATGACGGCGCGGACTACACGGGGCTGTATGACGGGGACGCCGCCCAGCCCGGCGTCTTCGTGGACCGGCACGTCCCCGAGCGCCGCGTCATGGTGCTGCGCCGGCCGCGCATCCCCTCGGTCATCATCGAGACGTACCACGCGCTCGATTACGAGGAGAACGAGCGCTGGAAGGAGGAGCGCACGCTGGACGCCTTTGCCGCCGCGGTGGCACAGGGGCTGGTGGAGGCGCTGGCTATCCCTCCTCCGGCGCCGGCCACCACCGCTCGCCCGTAG
- a CDS encoding DDE-type integrase/transposase/recombinase encodes MASEASFYRVLRQEGQLAHRGHAKAPMPRPKAEHTATGPGQVWSWDITYLKGPVKGAFLYLYLVVDVFSRRIMGFAVHEEESSTRATGRRQAPGADTEAVGSGMHPADAHMRPAFSNPSCHPS; translated from the coding sequence TTGGCCAGCGAGGCGAGCTTCTACCGGGTGCTGCGCCAGGAGGGACAACTGGCCCACCGCGGCCATGCCAAGGCCCCCATGCCCAGGCCGAAGGCCGAGCATACCGCCACCGGGCCTGGCCAGGTATGGAGCTGGGACATCACCTACCTGAAGGGCCCGGTGAAGGGCGCCTTCCTCTACCTGTACCTGGTGGTGGACGTCTTCAGTCGACGCATCATGGGCTTCGCGGTGCACGAGGAGGAGTCGTCGACACGCGCGACTGGACGCCGGCAGGCCCCGGGAGCCGACACGGAGGCAGTGGGCTCGGGCATGCACCCAGCAGATGCCCACATGCGCCCTGCGTTCAGCAACCCTTCGTGTCACCCTTCGTGA
- a CDS encoding O-antigen ligase family protein translates to MFATLMVMAPRAWHLTDRFASPKGVLFHATALVAGGACLASVRRWRFDAVDVSVGAFAALGILSALTVAHNPWLALGAVGMTLSGGILFVCARALAEGGRRGALLLAVMMAAGLLAFSMLLEAHGPLEGLSMKRAPGGVLGHRNRAAHLLVLSLPVAWLCFTRARDRRVLGVLAANVVVMGAAITLSRSRAAWLAVLVIGLGMVGSWALRARDVSGTRKRTVGFVVALLVGAGAALVIPNTLDWRTSYLDTLSRIGEHQAGSGRGRLVQYANTLRMVAETPLLGVGPGNWMVHYPRYATSGDPSHAPDELVPVSPLPQSDWMGMLAERGVLAVLALATVAGLLFVECWRRAREETCPEPRTEALALMAVLVGLLVLGGLDAVLMTPTAAFFVAVIVGALARPQREWGGLGSGAVWRGAAMAAVLMLTSGPLVYGTVKGWARRLAYLQPLTTGRLTQAIRLDPGNYEARVLMGGVLARAGQCEQALAMLRQANHLLPHAEAPMRMWSRCGQQMPGQELSARQSNEDSNGQHRASRGGVQDVVTQSVEGKDLPRSRLPRAGSGSQPDGQSQDEPFEVLGSQECGMGRDAGARARGEQRDVLGGDSQLIGQVPPSILPMLGP, encoded by the coding sequence TTGTTCGCCACGCTGATGGTGATGGCCCCTCGTGCGTGGCACCTGACGGACCGGTTCGCGTCTCCCAAGGGCGTGCTCTTCCACGCCACCGCACTGGTCGCGGGGGGGGCTTGTCTGGCCTCGGTGCGGCGCTGGAGATTCGACGCCGTGGACGTCTCGGTGGGGGCCTTCGCCGCTCTGGGGATTCTGTCGGCGCTCACCGTCGCGCACAATCCCTGGCTGGCATTGGGCGCGGTGGGAATGACGCTCTCGGGCGGTATCCTGTTCGTGTGTGCGCGGGCATTGGCGGAAGGTGGACGCCGGGGCGCGCTGTTGCTCGCGGTCATGATGGCCGCCGGCCTGCTCGCGTTCTCCATGCTGCTGGAGGCTCATGGCCCCTTGGAGGGCCTCTCGATGAAACGTGCGCCGGGAGGAGTGCTCGGTCACCGTAACCGCGCGGCGCACCTGCTCGTTCTGTCTCTTCCGGTGGCATGGCTCTGTTTCACCCGGGCGCGGGATCGCCGGGTGCTCGGTGTGCTGGCGGCCAACGTGGTGGTCATGGGTGCGGCCATCACGCTCTCCCGCTCCCGCGCTGCGTGGTTGGCCGTCCTGGTCATCGGCCTGGGGATGGTGGGGAGCTGGGCCCTCAGGGCTCGCGACGTCAGCGGGACACGGAAGCGTACCGTGGGCTTCGTGGTGGCCCTGCTGGTAGGCGCGGGCGCGGCGCTCGTCATCCCCAACACCCTGGACTGGCGTACCTCGTACCTGGATACGCTCTCCCGCATCGGCGAGCACCAGGCGGGTTCGGGCCGGGGGCGGTTGGTCCAGTACGCGAACACGCTGCGCATGGTCGCGGAGACTCCTCTGCTGGGAGTGGGGCCTGGAAACTGGATGGTGCACTATCCGCGTTATGCCACCTCCGGGGACCCTTCCCATGCCCCGGACGAGCTCGTGCCAGTGTCTCCGTTGCCGCAGTCGGACTGGATGGGAATGCTCGCCGAGCGGGGCGTGCTCGCCGTGTTGGCACTGGCCACGGTCGCGGGGTTGCTGTTCGTGGAGTGCTGGCGCCGTGCACGCGAGGAGACATGTCCGGAGCCGCGCACCGAGGCGCTCGCGCTGATGGCCGTGCTGGTGGGGCTGCTCGTCCTGGGCGGGTTGGATGCGGTGCTGATGACTCCCACGGCCGCCTTCTTCGTGGCCGTCATCGTGGGAGCGCTCGCACGTCCGCAGCGGGAGTGGGGGGGACTCGGCTCGGGCGCGGTGTGGCGGGGGGCGGCGATGGCCGCGGTATTGATGCTGACGAGTGGCCCTCTCGTGTATGGCACCGTGAAAGGGTGGGCCCGGCGGTTGGCCTACCTCCAGCCACTGACGACCGGGCGTCTGACTCAAGCGATACGCCTCGACCCCGGCAACTACGAGGCCCGTGTGCTCATGGGCGGGGTGCTGGCCCGGGCTGGCCAGTGCGAGCAGGCACTCGCGATGCTCCGCCAGGCCAACCACCTGCTGCCGCATGCCGAGGCGCCGATGCGGATGTGGTCCCGGTGCGGTCAGCAGATGCCGGGCCAGGAGCTGTCAGCTCGCCAGTCCAATGAAGACAGCAACGGCCAGCACCGTGCGAGCCGAGGAGGGGTTCAAGACGTTGTCACCCAATCCGTGGAAGGCAAGGACCTGCCTCGAAGCCGACTCCCTCGGGCAGGTTCTGGGAGCCAGCCGGACGGTCAAAGTCAGGATGAGCCGTTTGAAGTGCTCGGGTCCCAGGAATGCGGCATGGGTCGCGACGCGGGTGCCCGTGCTCGAGGCGAGCAACGAGATGTTCTCGGCGGGGACTCCCAGCTCATCGGTCAAGTACCGCCTTCCATCCTGCCTATGCTCGGCCCATGA
- a CDS encoding glutathione binding-like protein, whose translation MAEVFPKANLAPTDSRGRARLQQWLCFIGTELHKALFVPLLEEKAPEAAKAYALEKGASWLDFLEKPLTGREFLLDRFSVADAYLFTVLNWCVVTPVDLEKWPAINAYVARLRERPSIVTAFAEEAKLYAEELKRHQAAA comes from the coding sequence GTGGCGGAGGTGTTCCCCAAGGCGAACCTCGCGCCCACGGACAGCAGGGGCCGTGCACGGCTGCAGCAGTGGCTGTGCTTCATCGGGACCGAGCTGCACAAGGCGCTCTTCGTGCCGCTCCTCGAGGAGAAGGCGCCCGAGGCCGCGAAGGCCTACGCGCTGGAGAAGGGCGCCTCATGGCTCGACTTCCTGGAGAAGCCTCTGACCGGGCGCGAGTTCCTGCTCGACCGCTTCAGCGTCGCCGACGCGTACCTGTTCACGGTGCTGAACTGGTGCGTGGTGACGCCTGTCGACCTGGAGAAGTGGCCGGCCATCAACGCCTACGTCGCGCGCCTCCGGGAGCGGCCGAGCATCGTGACGGCCTTCGCGGAGGAGGCGAAGCTCTACGCGGAGGAGCTGAAGCGGCACCAGGCCGCTGCGTGA